The DNA region TTCAGGACTCAAGGATCCCAACCGACCAATTGGTACATTTATGTTCTTAGGGCCAACTGGAGTTGGTAAAACTGAGTTGGCAAAGGCGTTGGCGGCAGCGATGTTTGGCTCAGAAGATAATATGATTCGGGTTGATATGTCAGAGTATATGGAAGCCTATTCAACAAGTCGCTTAATTGGGTCGGCACCAGGTTACGTTGGCTATGATGAAGGCGGTCAATTGACGGAAAAGGTGCGTCGTAATCCATATTCAGTTTTGCTACTTGATGAAGCTGAAAAAGCCCATCCTGATGTTTATAATTTGATGTTGCAGGTCTTTGATGATGGCTATTTGACGGATTCTAAGGGACGTAAAGTTGATTTTAGAAATACGATTATTATTATGACATCTAATTTGGGTGCGACACGTTTACGTGATGAAAAATCAGTTGGATTTGGCGCAAATAATAATGTTGATGATTATGACAAAATGAATGCTGTCGTTCGTAAGACGCTTAAGGAAGCATTCCGACCAGAGTTTATTAATCGAATTGATGAGGTCGTTGTTTTCCGAGCCTTAAACAAGCAAGAGTTACATCAAATTGTTAAGATTATGGCGACGGCCATGTTGAAACGTGTGGCAGAACAAGGCTTTACAGTTAAGATTACTGCAGCAGCAATTGATTTGGTAGCTGAAGCTGGCTTTGATCCGGAATATGGGGCACGCCCAATTCGCCGAGCTTTGCAGCAGAAGGTGGAAGATCGGTTAAGTGAAGAGTTGTTGGCGGGCAAAATCACAATGAATGATATCGTCACGATTGGGGCGAAAAAGGGTGAAATTACCGTCAATGTAAAACCAAAAGTGGTGCAAAATGCGTCACTTCCACAAGCATAATGCATGATGAACAAAACGATTAGTAAAAACTAGTTGTTTTGTTTTTAAGATGAGTGGTAAATGGCATTTGAATCCCGAGCAATCGGGTGTTGACACTTGAAAAAACACGCAAAATCTGATATATTATTATTAGTTTAACTGTGTATTTTAAAAGGGTGTTTAGGAAATATTGTCCCTAAATGCCCATATAGCAAGGATAATAGCGATTCGAAATAAAAGAGCGCTATTATCTTTTTTGCGCTTAAAAACAGGTAAAATACACACTTTGTAACTAAATTGTAATATTTTACTTGGTACGCAGTGACCAAAATTTAAGTGAGGTGGAAAACTTGGCAGAACATCATTTAGTTAAATATGGTAAGCACCGAGTTCGTCGTTCATATGCGCGAATTAAGGAAGTGTTAGATTTACCAAATTTGATTGCAATTCAAAAAGATTCATATGATTGGTTTATGGACGAGGGATTGAGTGAAATGTTTAACGACATTTTGCCAATCGAAGACTACCAAGGTAAGCTCACCCTGGAATTCGTTGATTACAAGTTAAAAGATGAGAAATACTCTGTTGAAGAAGCACGTATGCACGATGCAAATTATTCAGCACCGTTGGAAGTCACACTACGTTTAACGAATCATGAAACGGGTGAAATCCAAGAAGATGCCATCTTCTTTGGTGATTTTCCAAAGATGACACCAAGTGGTACGTTTATCATTAATGGTGCCGAACGTGTCATTGTTTCGCAATTAGTACGTTCGCCAGGTGTCTACTATAATGTCGAAAATGATAAAAATGGTCGCCCACATTATGGGACAACATTTATTCCATCTCGTGGTGCATGGCTTGAATATGAGACAGATGCTAAGGGCTTGAGTTATGTTCGTATTGATCGGACTCGTAAGTTGCCAGTGACTGAGTTAGTACGTGCTTTGGGATATGGCTCAGACCATGAAATTTTGCAAATTTTGGGTAATCAATACGATTCAATTAACCTAACTTTGGAAAAAGACGTTCATAAAGATATGAATGATTCTCGTGTTGAAGAAGCTTTGAAGGACATCTTTGAAAAGCTTCGTCCAGGAGAGCCTAAGACGGTTGATGCGTCACGTAACTTGTTGGACGCACGTTTCTTTGACCCTAAGCGTTATGATCTCGCGCCTGTTGGTCGTTACAAGATTAATAAGAAATTGGCGCTAGAGAATCGTTTGCTTGGTTTGACTTTGGGTGAGACTTTGGCTGATCCAGAAACTGGTGAAGTTCTAGCCGCCAAGGGAACAGTAATTGATAAGAAGGTTTTGGGAACACTAAAGCCATTCCTACAAAATAATGCGTTTAAGACGGTGACTTACACACCATCTGATGACGCAGTTGTGACAACACCAATGGTTTTGCAAACGATTCTTGTTGAAGATCCTTCTGATCCAGAAAACGTTTTGCCAATTATTGGTAATGGTCAAATTGATGCTGGTGTTCGGACGGTACAACCAGCTGACATTATTGCTGGTATGAATTATTTCCTTAACTTGCCATATGGTATTGGAAATGTTGATGACATTGATCACTTGGGTAACCGTCGTATTCGACGCGTTGGGGAATTGCTCCAAAACACTTTCCGCATTGGACTTACACGAATGGAACGTGTTGTTCGTGAACGAATGACAACACTTGACCCTGAAACTGTTAAGCCACAACAACTGATTAATATTCGACCTGTTGTTGCTGCTGTGAAAGAATTCTTTGGTTCATCACAATTGTCACAATTCATGGATCAAACTAATCCTTTGGGTGAATTGACTAACAAGCGCCGTTTGTCGGCCTTGGGACCTGGTGGATTGACACGTGACCGTGCGGGATATGAAGTGCGAGACGTGCACTATACGCACTATGGACGTATGGACCCAATTGAAACGCCTGAAGGACCAAACATTGGATTGATTAATTCATTGGCCACTTATGGAAAAGTTAACAAGTATGGCTTCATAGAAACACCATATCGTCGTGTGTCATGGAAAGATCACAAAGTGACTGACCGGATTGATTTCTTAACTGCCGATGAAGAAGATAATTTCACGGTTGCGCAAGGAAATTCGGTCTTGAATGAAGATGGTTCATTTGCAACGGAAACAGTTTTGGCTCGTCGTGGTGATGATAATATTGAAGTTTCAATTGACCAAGTCGACTACATGGACGTTTCACCAAAGCAAATTGTTGCGGTTGCCACAGCGGCTATTCCATTTTTGGAAAACGATGACTCAAATCGTGCCTTGATGGGTGCCAACATGCAACGTCAAGCTGTGCCATTGATCAATCCACATGCCCCACTTGTTGGAACTGGAATTGAATATAAAGCAGCGCATGATGCCGGCGTGGCAATCATTGCCGCACACGCTGGAACTGTTGAATATGTTGATGGACGTGAAATTCGTATTCGTCGTGAAGATGGTGCACTAGACACGTACAAGTTAATGAAGTTCCGTCGTTCAAATGCAGGAAAGAATTACAACCAACGACCAATCGTGCAAGTCGGCGATGCTGTTGATGTTGATGAAGTTTTGGCTGATGGACCATCAATGGAACAAGGTGAATTGGCTTTGGGACAAAACCCATTGATTGCCTTTATGACTTGGCAAGGATATAACTTCGAAGATGCGATCATTATTAATGAACGTTTGATTCGCGATGACGTGTATACGTCAATTCACATTGAAGAATATGAATCAGAGGCGCGTGATACAAAGCTTGGCCCTGAAGAATTTACACGTGAAATTCCAAATACGGGTGAAGAACAACTTCGTAATCTTGACGAAGATGGGACAATCCGGATTGGAGCTGAAGTTGAAGATGGCGACATCCTAGTTGGTAAAGTTACGCCAAAGGGTGTCACTGAATTATCAGCTGAAGAACGTCTGCTACATGCTATCTTTGGTGAAAAAGCACGCGAAGTACGTGATACGTCATTGCGTGTCCCTCACGGTGGTGGCGGTGTCGTACAAGATGTCCGTATTTTCACGCGTGAAAATGGTGACGAATTAGCACCAGGTGTTAACCGAATGGTTCGTGTTTATATCGCCCAACGTCGTAAGATTCAAGTGGGTGACAAGATGGCCGGACGTCATGGAAACAAGGGTACTGTTTCAGTCATTGTGCCATCTGAAGATATGCCATTTATGCCAGATGGAACGCCAATCGACATTATGTTGTCACCAATGGGTGTGCCTTCACGTATGAACATTGGACAAGTGCTTGAATTGCATTTGGGAATGGCTGCACGTGAGCTTGGTATTCACATTGCTTCGCCTGTCTTTGACGGGGCGCGTGATTCTGATATTTGGGAAGCTGTTAAGGAAGCTGGATTACCCTCTGATGGTAAGACAATCTTGTACGATGGTCGTACAGGAGAAGCCTTCGACAAGCGTGTTTCAGTTGGAATTATGCACTATATGAAGTTGGCCCACATGGTTGACGACAAGATCCACGCACGTTCAATTGGCCCTTACTCATTGGTTACACAACAACCTTTGGGTGGTAAGGCAC from Weissella diestrammenae includes:
- the rpoB gene encoding DNA-directed RNA polymerase subunit beta, giving the protein MAEHHLVKYGKHRVRRSYARIKEVLDLPNLIAIQKDSYDWFMDEGLSEMFNDILPIEDYQGKLTLEFVDYKLKDEKYSVEEARMHDANYSAPLEVTLRLTNHETGEIQEDAIFFGDFPKMTPSGTFIINGAERVIVSQLVRSPGVYYNVENDKNGRPHYGTTFIPSRGAWLEYETDAKGLSYVRIDRTRKLPVTELVRALGYGSDHEILQILGNQYDSINLTLEKDVHKDMNDSRVEEALKDIFEKLRPGEPKTVDASRNLLDARFFDPKRYDLAPVGRYKINKKLALENRLLGLTLGETLADPETGEVLAAKGTVIDKKVLGTLKPFLQNNAFKTVTYTPSDDAVVTTPMVLQTILVEDPSDPENVLPIIGNGQIDAGVRTVQPADIIAGMNYFLNLPYGIGNVDDIDHLGNRRIRRVGELLQNTFRIGLTRMERVVRERMTTLDPETVKPQQLINIRPVVAAVKEFFGSSQLSQFMDQTNPLGELTNKRRLSALGPGGLTRDRAGYEVRDVHYTHYGRMDPIETPEGPNIGLINSLATYGKVNKYGFIETPYRRVSWKDHKVTDRIDFLTADEEDNFTVAQGNSVLNEDGSFATETVLARRGDDNIEVSIDQVDYMDVSPKQIVAVATAAIPFLENDDSNRALMGANMQRQAVPLINPHAPLVGTGIEYKAAHDAGVAIIAAHAGTVEYVDGREIRIRREDGALDTYKLMKFRRSNAGKNYNQRPIVQVGDAVDVDEVLADGPSMEQGELALGQNPLIAFMTWQGYNFEDAIIINERLIRDDVYTSIHIEEYESEARDTKLGPEEFTREIPNTGEEQLRNLDEDGTIRIGAEVEDGDILVGKVTPKGVTELSAEERLLHAIFGEKAREVRDTSLRVPHGGGGVVQDVRIFTRENGDELAPGVNRMVRVYIAQRRKIQVGDKMAGRHGNKGTVSVIVPSEDMPFMPDGTPIDIMLSPMGVPSRMNIGQVLELHLGMAARELGIHIASPVFDGARDSDIWEAVKEAGLPSDGKTILYDGRTGEAFDKRVSVGIMHYMKLAHMVDDKIHARSIGPYSLVTQQPLGGKAQFGGQRFGEMEVWALEAYGAAHTLQEILTYKSDDVIGRVKTYEAIVKGEQIPKPGVPESFRVLVKELQALSLDMKVLDGNDREIELREMDDDDSVVNIEVATAQAQRLAQEFAAEGETAKASDAE